Sequence from the Syntrophorhabdaceae bacterium genome:
ACGGGCCTGTTCTCCACGGTCTTACCGCCGGTAAGCTCCATATTGAGAATCGCGTTTCTGCGCATCTGTTTTCCCAGTCGTTCCCAATCTTTTGTTGAGATAGTGATGGAAACAGGCTCCAGCCCCCTTCCGTACAACACGCCGGGTATCTTTCCTTCGTTGCGGAGTTTTCTTGCCACTCCTTTTCCCTTCGCATCCCGTTTATCTGCCTTGATTAATATTTGCTCCATTGATAATCCTCCTGAAACCTATATAAATAATGAACTGACTGACTCGTCGTTATGAATCCGCTTGATAGCCTCACCGAGAACGGGCGAGACATCGAGCGTCTTTATCTTCTTTGATTTCCTGGCTTCTTCCGAGAGAGGGATCGTATTGGTGGCGATCATCTCGGCAAGCGGAGAATGAATGATTCTTTCCACGGCGTTTCCTGAAAGCACCGGGTGGGTACAACACGCGTAGACGGCGTGAGCGCCGCTTTTCATGATAGCCTCGGCCGCCTGAACGATGGTCCCGCCCGTATCGATCATGTCATCGAGGAGGATGGCCGTCTTCTTTTTGACGTCGCCGATCACGTGCATCACCTTCGAGACATTCGCTTTTTCGCGCCTCTTATCGATGATCGCAATAGAAGCATTGAGTCGTTTGCCCAACTCGCGGACCCTTTCTACGCCCCCTGCATCGGGGGAAACGACCACGATCTCATCTTTTATCGTCTTTTTCAGGTAGTTGAATTGGACCGGTAACGCATACAGGTGATCCACCGGTATGTCGAAGAAGCCTTGAATCTGTCCGGCATGGAGATCCATAGCAAGTATCCTCGAAGCGCCTGCCACAGTGATAAGGTTCGCCACGAGCCTCGCCGAGATGGACGTCCTGGGGAAAACCTTCCGGTCCTGGCGGGCGTACCCATAGTAGGGCATAACGACCGTTATCCTGCCCGCGGAAGCCCGTTTCAATGCATCGAGCATGACGAGAAGCTCCATGAGGTTTTCGTTCACCGGCGGGCACGTGGGCTGAACCACAAACGTGTCCATGCCGCGCACGCTTTCGTCGATCTCCACCTGGACTTCACCGTCGCTGAAGTGGCTCACTTTTGCCTTGCCAAGCCTCACCCCGAGGAACTTGCAGATCTTTTGCGCCAGTTCCGGATTTGCATTTCCGGTCAGTATTCTGAGTTTGTCCAATTTAAGTCTCCTCAAACAATAATTTCTGGGGCGGGAGGATTCGAACCTCCGAATGCAGGCTCCAAAGGCCTGTGTCTTACCGCTTGACGACACCCCAATCTTCTATCCTGCTGGATCCGCCTTATTTTGCACTTTCTCGTAAGCCTTCAGTACATTGGCCTCGATTACCTGTCGGGTCTCTTTATTCAATGGATGGACAGTGTCCCGGTATGTGCCATCCTTCATTCTTTTGCTCGGCATAGCGACAAAAAGTTTATCGTCCCCTCGAATCACTTTCAAATCCCGCACAATAAAACACTTATCAAAGACAACCGACGCGTAGGCTTTTACACGATCTTCATTAATCATGATAATCTTAACATCCGTAATCTCCATAAATATCATCCCTCCCTGCTGATATACTATGAGTTGTAAAAACAGCGCCTACGTTTTCAATCAATCGGGAAGCCTTGCGCGCATCCTCCATACTCGCAAATATCCCGAAGACTGACGAACCACTCCCGCTCATCAAAGAACCCAGAGCCCCGGCTTCTTTTAATCTATCTTTGATAGTCCTGATTTTTGGACACATTGTTATTCCGATTTGTTCAAGATCATTTTCCAGACTACCCGCAATATCACCTATGTTTTTGAAATTACCCATCAATTTAATATTATTTTCGTCTCTTGTCAACACGATTTTTAGCTTCCCATAGACCTCTTTCGTTGATATGACGGCCTCCGGATAGACCACAACATAAAAGAGGGGAGGCAGATGAACGGGGGTTATGATGTCACCGATGCCCTCCATGATGCACGACTTGCCGAATACAAAGAGGGGCACGTCGGCCCCCACCTTTTTGCCCAGTGCCATTAATTCTTCATGCGAGACCGGAAGGCTCCACAGAGTCGAGAGGGCCTTGAGAACGGTGGCCGCATCGCTGCTCGGTCCACCGAGACCGCTCCCGATGGGTATCTGTTTTTGCACGTAAATACGGACTCCTTGGCGGATCGAATAGGTCTGTTTCAAGAGTCTTGCGGCCCTGAACATGGTATTTTGTTCGTCTTCGGGCAGGATCCCTTTGTCGTCTTTAACGATAATGTGGTCGAAATCGAGCTCTTCGATGGTGATCGTATCGTAGAGTGAAATAGGGTCTACCAGGCTGAAAATATTGTGGTATCCGTCCGGTCGTTTGGATAATACCTTGAGGATGAGGTTCACCTTTGCCGGTGATAAGAAGCGTTGTTTCATGGCGGGTTGGTGACGGCCGATAACACGGTCGGTTGATTCACTTCACTCCTTCAAGGCTGAACTTGTCAACACTGTATGCCGGATCGGCGATGAGATTGACTTTGGTCTTGTACGTGCTCTCGATATATTCCAGGGAGTTCTTTTCCTCTTCGTAGAGAAGGTCTGCGACTTCAGGGGACAGGTGAATGTTCACTATCTTCCCTTCACCCTTCTTACACGCGCTCGTCAGCTCTCTTAAGACCTCATAACAGACAGTGTGCCTTGATTTGATGTAGCCTGAGCCTTCACAGTTCGGGCACGTTTCCGAGAGAAGGCTCACTATGTTGTGTCTGGTACGCTTTCTTGTGATCTGAACCACACCAATCTCGCTTATCGGATATGCAAACGTTTTGATTCTGTCTTTTTTTAAGGCTTCCACAAGCGTCTGAAAGACCGTCTCCCTCGATTCCTTTCTCTCCATGTCGATGAAATCAATTACGATGATACCCCCGATATTTCTGAGCCTTATCTGATAGACGATCTCCTTGACCGCCTCAAGATTCGTTCTCAGTATGGTATCCTCAAGGTCTTTCCTGCCCAGGTATTTGCCCGTATTGACATCGATGACCGTCAGGGCCTCGGTATAATCGAGTACGATGTACCCGCCGGATTTGAGCCATATCTTCTTTTGCAGGAGTTTCGCCACCTCGATCTCAATGCCGTATACCTCAAAGATCGGGTCTTTTTCATTAAAAAGCACCACTTCGCATCCTTCTTCAGGCAGATACTCTTTGATGAATTGTTCGAGTTTACTGTAAACAAACTCGTCATCGACGATGATCCTCTTTAGATTGTGGGAGTGCACGTCCCGGATGACTCTGAAGATGATGCCCATCTCCTGATGCAGAATCGCAGGCGCGCGCTGGCCTTTTGCCTTTTCTTGAATGCTCTCCCAGATTCTCAGCAGAAAGTTGAGGTCGGAGCCGAGCTCCTCGGCAGCCTTTCCTTCCGAGGCGGTGCGGGCTATGATTCCATAGCCGGGCGGACACAGCTGCTTTAAAAGCGCAGCAAGTCTCTTTCTCTCCTCCTCGTCCTCTATCCTGCGGGACACCCCGATATGATCTGTAGCCGGCATGAGCACAAGAAGCCTTCCCGGCAAGGTTATCTTGGAAGTGACCCGGGTTCCTTTTTGACCGATCGGCTCCCGCGAGACCTGGACCATGAGCTCCTGTCCGTCTTCAAGCACCCCTTCTATACGCTCACCGCGCTCTATCCGATAATCAGAATCATCGTAGTCTTCATACATCATTTTGTCGAGAATGATGTCACCGACATAGAGGAAGGCTGATTTCTCAAGACCGATATCCACAAACGCCGCGTCCATGCCGGGAACGATCCTTACCACTTTGCCCTTATAGATACTGCCGACCATGCTGTGATCGTTCTTCTTCTCTATGAAGAACTCGACGATGACCCCGTTTTCAAGAAAGGCTATTCTCGTCTCATTAAAGGTTACATTAATAATCAGTTCAGACGTCATAAATCCTGCCGGCCTCTACCTTTATAATCCGTTCAAATGTGCCGCGTGCCCCCAGGTTTTTCACCTTTTTCCCTCTCCAGAGATAGAAGAACCTTGATTTGCTGCGCTTCCACGGGACAAACTCCCGCGCCATATCCTTTTCGGTCACGAGAAGGAATATGTATTCTTTTACCATATCCGTTAAAGCCCCTTCAACAACGTCTTTCACTTTCATGCCGAGCGGCATGGCACGGTTTATCTTCTCGAGTGTCTTCGGGTCCTGAGCCACGTCTTGCGCGGTCTCAATCTCGATGAGCTCGCACGTACTTTCGATGCCGATGGGCAGGGCGTCGGAAAGCGCAATTTTGGGCAGAGGATGGTATTTCCCGTGAGTGTTGATTGTTATGCCTGCCGCCCGTATCGCCCTTAAGAGAATGTTCATCGTGTCAATATGGCCTATATAGCGGGCATCAGAGCACTTGGTATAGCGGAAGGTAAACCTTCGATGAGGCTTAGGACTTAAACTCAGTGGGCTCGCGTCAGCGGGCGCCACACCTACTTCCAAAGCGGGGAAAGAGCGGCCGGAAGTCGAAGAATCGAGGCTTAAGGGACGGCGCAGCCCTGCCACGCGCATTGGGCTACCCTTCTTTCCGCATGAAAGGCCGCACCCCGCGCAGGCATTAAGACAATCCGGCGTTGCCTCCCCTGTTTGCGCTTTCTCGAGCTCTTTTTCCAGAAAGGACGCTTCCGTGCCCATTTGAACGAATGACCAGGGCAGCGATTGGTCGTGGTTTCTTGCACCAAGATATGAACTCATGTCCATGTCGTTATTACGAAACCACTCTTCGTACGGCCCGAGTGAAAAGAACTCCCTCCATGCTTCGAGCCTCGCACCTCGCCTAGACAGAAACTCGAAGAGTCCGGAGATTTTTTCATCGCCCCTCGACACGATGGCTTCCACCGTGCTCACGTTTGTGTCCCGATAATTGACTTTTACGCCTCTGCCTTTCAAGACTCTCTTGATAAGCATCATCTTTTCGTTGAGTGTGGCCTCGTCCTCCATGGGGAGCCATTGAAAAGGGGTATGAGGCTTGGGAATAAAGGGGGAGACGGAGAGGTTGATGTCCATACCTGCCTCGCGAAAAGGGGCGAGTAGTTCCCTGATACCCACAAGATCCTCTTCTTTTTCCCAGGGAAATCCGACCATCAGATAGAGCTTTAACCGTCTCCAGCCGAATTTCTTGAGAAGGGGTAGCTGTTCCGTCAGATGTCCGACGTCAATGTTCTTATTGAGCCTTAAGCGAAGCGCATGTGTGGGCGCCTCAAGGGCGAAGGTAAACCCCGTTCTGGCTATATGACCGATTGCGGCTATCTCCTTGTCGCCGATGCTCCCTATTTTTAGCGAAGGAAGAGAGATGGATACGCCGGGATGATATGTCTTCACATAATCGATGACCTGGAAGAGCACGCTGTAATCGCCCGAGCTTAAGGAAAGAAGGGAAATCTCCTCGTAGCCCGTAGTAGCCATAGCCTGATCAATAATGTCCGTGACGCATCCCAAAGAGCGTTCCCGGTACGGCCTGTATCCGAATCCGGCTAGACAGAACCTGCATCCGTTGGCGCAACCCCTCGATACCTCAACGTTTAACCTGTTATGAACGCTGCCGACCGTGGGTATGGGAGGGCGCGCAGGATGATACGTTTTGTCGAGGTCTTTCATATAGACCCTGTTTACGGTCTTTTGGGGAAACCTCGGGGCATAGACGCCCTCGAACCTTCCCAATTCTTCTATTACGTCCGTTCTTTCGAGTCCCTTGAGCATCTTCATCGCTTTGAGCAGCTTGATGATCAGCTCGTCGGCCTCGCCCACAACGATGAGGTCGAAAAAGGGCTCGTACTGTCTCGGATTGAGCATCAGGGGCCCGCCTCCCACGACAATAGGACCCCCCTCTCTCTCGTCGGAGCGTATCCGGATGCCTCCGAGGTCGAGCATATTGAGGACATTCGACACATTCAGTTCGTAGGTAAGGGAGAACCCCACCATATCCATGGCGCTCAATGGCGTTCTTGATTCCAGGGTAGAGAGTGGAATGTTGTGTTCTCTGAGGTGCTTCTCCTCGTCGATCCAGGGGGCAAAACACCGCTCGCACCATACCGCCTCTACGTTGTTGGCGACTTCATAGAGGAGAAAATGGCCGAAATAGGACATGCCGATCTCATAGACATCGGGATAACACAGGGCGAACCTCACCTCCACGTCCTTTACGTCTTTCATGATCCTGTGAGGCTCGATGCCTGTATAGCGCGCCGGTTTCAGAATATGATTGGGGATTTTCAACATAGGAGGTCCTGAATTAAGGTCACGAGTTGTGGTCCTGCCTGTCTACGCGCCATGTTCCTTCATTACTCGCTTTAAGTCATCCGTGACCATAGTTTCAATCCTCTCGAGCGCTTCTTCCGTGGATGCTTCAAATCTGAGCACAAGGATGGGCTGTGTGTTCGAAGACCGGACGAGCCCCCAGCCGTCGTCGAAGGTCACGCGTACACCATCGGTATCGATGACCTTATATCTTGTTTTATAATATCGGGTGAGGTCTCGTACAATCTCGAACTTCACATTGTCGGGACAATCGATCCGTATTTCCGGCGTGGAGTACATCTTCGGCAGGTCGCTCAAGAATTCCGACACCGGCCTCTGATCGTGCTCCATAATTTCGAGAAACCTGAGCGACGCGTAGATTGCGTCATCGTATCCGAAGAATCTGTCCGCAAAGAAGATGTGGCCGCTCATTTCCCCTCCCATCAAGGCGCCCGTCTCCTTCATCTTTTGTTTGATGAGAGAGTGGCCCGCCTTCCACATGACGGGCTTACCTCCGTGTTTCTCTATATCTTCAAAAAGGTTCCTGGAGCACTTGACTTCGGAAACGAAGTAGGCGCCCCTGCTCTGTTTGAGGATGTCCCGCGCGAAAATTATCATGAGGTAATCGCCCCAGATAATGTTACCTTTCTCGTCTATCACACCTATTCTGTCTGCGTCGCCGTCGTAGCCGATACCCACGTGGGCCTTTTTTTCCAACACGGTCTTTCTCAGCACATCGAGGTTTCTCTCCACTGTAGGGTCGGGAAAGTGGTTCGGAAAACGACCGTCCATGGTGCAGAAAAGCTCGACCACGTCCTGCCCCATCTCCCTCATGATGGGCGCGCTTATCACGCCGCCTGTGCCGTTGCCTGCGTCGAGAACGACCTTGAAACGTTTGTTGAGTTTTATGTTACGCCGCAAAAACTCATAGTAATCGGGTACGATGTTCGCATATTGTCTGTACGCTCCCTTGCCCGTCCCAAATCGTTTCTTTTCTATGATTCTTCTTATTTCCTGGATCTGTTCGCCGAAGATTGTAGATTTTTCGAAAGCCACTTTAAAACCGTTCATCTCAGGGGGGTTGTGACTGCCCGTAATCATGATGCCGCCCTCAACATCGAGGTTGAAAAGCGAATAGTAGAAAAGACCTGTGGGTACGAGCCCCACGTCTATTACGTTGAGCCCACTCTCGACCATGCTGGCGACGAGCAGATCACGGTAATGTTCGGAAGAGAGCCTGCAATCGCGGGCCACAGACGCGACTTTCTTTCCCCGTGCGGCCATATAGGCAGCGTAGGCCCTCCCGATATTGGTTACCGTTTCATCGGTTAAGTCTTTCTCAACATTTCCTCTGATATCGTACTCCCTGAAAATCTCATTATTCATTCGGGGCTCCTATTCGTTGATGTATGCTACACCCAGGATGGCTGCTTCTTCCCCGAGGCTTGCCCGTTCAATCTTCAAGCCTGCGAGCGACGCGGACAGGGCCCTCTTCTTCAGGACCGCCTCCATCTCGGTGAT
This genomic interval carries:
- a CDS encoding ribose-phosphate pyrophosphokinase — protein: MDKLRILTGNANPELAQKICKFLGVRLGKAKVSHFSDGEVQVEIDESVRGMDTFVVQPTCPPVNENLMELLVMLDALKRASAGRITVVMPYYGYARQDRKVFPRTSISARLVANLITVAGASRILAMDLHAGQIQGFFDIPVDHLYALPVQFNYLKKTIKDEIVVVSPDAGGVERVRELGKRLNASIAIIDKRREKANVSKVMHVIGDVKKKTAILLDDMIDTGGTIVQAAEAIMKSGAHAVYACCTHPVLSGNAVERIIHSPLAEMIATNTIPLSEEARKSKKIKTLDVSPVLGEAIKRIHNDESVSSLFI
- the spoVG gene encoding septation regulator SpoVG; this translates as MEITDVKIIMINEDRVKAYASVVFDKCFIVRDLKVIRGDDKLFVAMPSKRMKDGTYRDTVHPLNKETRQVIEANVLKAYEKVQNKADPAG
- the ispE gene encoding 4-(cytidine 5'-diphospho)-2-C-methyl-D-erythritol kinase, producing the protein MKQRFLSPAKVNLILKVLSKRPDGYHNIFSLVDPISLYDTITIEELDFDHIIVKDDKGILPEDEQNTMFRAARLLKQTYSIRQGVRIYVQKQIPIGSGLGGPSSDAATVLKALSTLWSLPVSHEELMALGKKVGADVPLFVFGKSCIMEGIGDIITPVHLPPLFYVVVYPEAVISTKEVYGKLKIVLTRDENNIKLMGNFKNIGDIAGSLENDLEQIGITMCPKIRTIKDRLKEAGALGSLMSGSGSSVFGIFASMEDARKASRLIENVGAVFTTHSISAGRDDIYGDYGC
- a CDS encoding Rne/Rng family ribonuclease, which gives rise to MTSELIINVTFNETRIAFLENGVIVEFFIEKKNDHSMVGSIYKGKVVRIVPGMDAAFVDIGLEKSAFLYVGDIILDKMMYEDYDDSDYRIERGERIEGVLEDGQELMVQVSREPIGQKGTRVTSKITLPGRLLVLMPATDHIGVSRRIEDEEERKRLAALLKQLCPPGYGIIARTASEGKAAEELGSDLNFLLRIWESIQEKAKGQRAPAILHQEMGIIFRVIRDVHSHNLKRIIVDDEFVYSKLEQFIKEYLPEEGCEVVLFNEKDPIFEVYGIEIEVAKLLQKKIWLKSGGYIVLDYTEALTVIDVNTGKYLGRKDLEDTILRTNLEAVKEIVYQIRLRNIGGIIVIDFIDMERKESRETVFQTLVEALKKDRIKTFAYPISEIGVVQITRKRTRHNIVSLLSETCPNCEGSGYIKSRHTVCYEVLRELTSACKKGEGKIVNIHLSPEVADLLYEEEKNSLEYIESTYKTKVNLIADPAYSVDKFSLEGVK
- a CDS encoding TIGR03960 family B12-binding radical SAM protein, with amino-acid sequence MLKIPNHILKPARYTGIEPHRIMKDVKDVEVRFALCYPDVYEIGMSYFGHFLLYEVANNVEAVWCERCFAPWIDEEKHLREHNIPLSTLESRTPLSAMDMVGFSLTYELNVSNVLNMLDLGGIRIRSDEREGGPIVVGGGPLMLNPRQYEPFFDLIVVGEADELIIKLLKAMKMLKGLERTDVIEELGRFEGVYAPRFPQKTVNRVYMKDLDKTYHPARPPIPTVGSVHNRLNVEVSRGCANGCRFCLAGFGYRPYRERSLGCVTDIIDQAMATTGYEEISLLSLSSGDYSVLFQVIDYVKTYHPGVSISLPSLKIGSIGDKEIAAIGHIARTGFTFALEAPTHALRLRLNKNIDVGHLTEQLPLLKKFGWRRLKLYLMVGFPWEKEEDLVGIRELLAPFREAGMDINLSVSPFIPKPHTPFQWLPMEDEATLNEKMMLIKRVLKGRGVKVNYRDTNVSTVEAIVSRGDEKISGLFEFLSRRGARLEAWREFFSLGPYEEWFRNNDMDMSSYLGARNHDQSLPWSFVQMGTEASFLEKELEKAQTGEATPDCLNACAGCGLSCGKKGSPMRVAGLRRPLSLDSSTSGRSFPALEVGVAPADASPLSLSPKPHRRFTFRYTKCSDARYIGHIDTMNILLRAIRAAGITINTHGKYHPLPKIALSDALPIGIESTCELIEIETAQDVAQDPKTLEKINRAMPLGMKVKDVVEGALTDMVKEYIFLLVTEKDMAREFVPWKRSKSRFFYLWRGKKVKNLGARGTFERIIKVEAGRIYDV
- a CDS encoding phosphomannomutase/phosphoglucomutase; translation: MNNEIFREYDIRGNVEKDLTDETVTNIGRAYAAYMAARGKKVASVARDCRLSSEHYRDLLVASMVESGLNVIDVGLVPTGLFYYSLFNLDVEGGIMITGSHNPPEMNGFKVAFEKSTIFGEQIQEIRRIIEKKRFGTGKGAYRQYANIVPDYYEFLRRNIKLNKRFKVVLDAGNGTGGVISAPIMREMGQDVVELFCTMDGRFPNHFPDPTVERNLDVLRKTVLEKKAHVGIGYDGDADRIGVIDEKGNIIWGDYLMIIFARDILKQSRGAYFVSEVKCSRNLFEDIEKHGGKPVMWKAGHSLIKQKMKETGALMGGEMSGHIFFADRFFGYDDAIYASLRFLEIMEHDQRPVSEFLSDLPKMYSTPEIRIDCPDNVKFEIVRDLTRYYKTRYKVIDTDGVRVTFDDGWGLVRSSNTQPILVLRFEASTEEALERIETMVTDDLKRVMKEHGA